The Pontibacter korlensis sequence CTAATGGTCCTTTTGGCGGATATGAGGCTATTGTATATGCTGCTAACAAGGGATGTAAAGTTATTAACCTCTCCTGGGGCGGCACCGGTTATTCTGAGTTTGAGCAGGATATCATCAACTATGCTGCCCTTGAAAAAGACGTGCTGATAGTTGCTTCAGCCGGTAACACCAATGCTCACTTAGACTTTTACCCTGCTTCTTACAAAAATGTACTTTCTGTAGGAGGCTCTAATAAACAGGATGTAAAATTCAAAGACCATACTTACAGCTATAATATCGACCTCATCTCTCCTAGCGCCGAAATTTACAGCACATCTGTACTCGGGGACGCCAGATACGGCAATGTCGGTGGTACTTCCTTTTCTGCCCCTACTGTAGCTGGTGGTGCCGCCTTAGTACGGGCACGGTTTCCTGATCTTAATGCAGGTCAGGTAGCCGAAAGGCTGAGAGTAAGTGCAGACGATATTTATAATCTGGCAGGAAACCAGCCATACTTAGAAATGCTTGGCAAGGGCAGATTTAACCTGAAAAAGGCACTTAAAGCTGAAGCGCTTAAATCAGTTCGCTGCCTCTCGTTTGCGCCAAGCCCTAACCAAAGTATGACGGCAGGAAGCGTAGTAACATTAGATGCCAGCTTCATCAACCTACTCTCTCCTGTTAATGACCTGGAGGTTACTCTAACATCCCTGTCGCCGCATGTAAGCGTGGTGCAGGATAAAATAAAGTTAAAGAGTATAGGTACTATGGGTACAGCCTCATCAGGTAAGCCTCCTTTCCTGATCAGGATTTCAAATGATGCACCCAATAACCATAAAGTATACTTCCGTTTGGGTTATTCAGATGGTGATTACAGCGATTTCCAGCATTTTACGCTGATCATCAATCCTAATTTTGTAACCCTTAATGCCGGAAACTTGCACTTAACGCTCAACAGCGAGGGCAATATTGGCTATAATGGCCTTAACCTGAAGCAGGGAGTAGGTGCAACCTATAAAGGTAGTTCTTCCCTCCTGTTCGAAGGTGGGCTGGTCTTGTCTGCAGCAGAAGGAAAAGTAGCAGATAACATCCATAACGAAAACTGGCAGAATAGTCGTGGTTTTACCACACTGGTTCCTACTACACCTCATTTCAATACACGCCTGGCTGACCAGGAAATCAGAAGCCTGATGGAGACAAAGGTACAGGGGCACCCACTGGTGGAAGTAAAGACTATTGGTTACTCATGGGCCAGCGACCCGGATCAGGATTATGTGATTATTGAATACCAGCTCACAAATAAGTCTACAGAAGCGATTCCAGTATTGCACGCAGGCCTTTTTGCTGATTGGGATATAGGTAACTACACAGAGAATAAAGCAGGCTGGGATGCTGAGTTGAAATTAGGTTATGCCTACCATGCCAGCGCCTCCTTACCTTATACTGGTATCAAGATTCTGACTCCTGAAAATCAGCTAATCTACCACGCGATAGATAATATTGGCCGAAATGACTCTACTGTTACCGTTGATGATGGTTTTTCAGCGGCAGAGAAGTATAAAGTTATCTCGAATGGTGTGAGCCGTGAGCGTGCCGGCGGAAAGTATGGCAACAGTATATCGCATGTGGTAGGCGCTACCGCTGTTGACCTTGCCCCTCGCCAGACGAAAACAATTGCTTTTGCAGTAGTGGCCGGCGATAATCTGGACGCTTTGAAAGAACATGCACAGGCCGCACAGGAGAAGTATAAACGCATTAAATCTGGCCCTGCTCCAGTTGCTATGGCTTACCAGACATGTGCTGCTGACGCCGTGGTGATTGCTCCGGACGGAGGAAGCTACTTCAACTTCTACGCCGATCCTGAAGCAACCGAATTACTGGCCTCTGGTTCTGAGTTCACAATAAGTGAGGCATTGGAAAGCGGCCAGATATACGTTGCCAACGCAGATTCTCTTTACCTAAGCAACCTTGTGCCAATGGAAGTACAGGTCGTACCAACATCTCATGCTTCGTTCAGAGGCTTGGCAAACACTGCACAGATCAACAAGGCTATAGAATTCAAAGATGAGAGCGACCATGCCACCAGCTGGCTCTGGGACTTTGGTGATGGCAATACATCATCTGAGCAGCATCCGAAGCATACCTATAAAAAGCCAGGCAGCTACACCGTAACACTTACAGTTACTAATATTTTAAACTGTACACGAAGCTCCTATCAGCAGGTGCTCGACGTGTTTGACTCCGCACCAAGGTTGTACCCTAACCCAACGACAGGGCAAATCACCCTGAACCTGACAAGGCCTGTAACAGAGCAGCAAAATTCTATACCTGAGGTACGCCTGACAGACATGACTGGTAAAGCAGTGTCCGCAGTACCGCTTGCAACCAGCAGCACCAGTATACGCTACGACCTCAGCCATCTTACTGCTGGTGTTTATATTGCTCACATTACGTACCAGGGGCAAACGTATGTGGAGCGTATACTGGTGAGAAAGTAAAACTTATACTTTAAAACTTGAGCCTGTAGAAAATAAAAAGGGGCTGTCCAAAAAGGGCAGTCCCTTTTTCATTTCTTGGCCTTTTGCTATTTTAGTAGGCATGAAAAGGCGCAGCGTTGTTTTCAAGGCGCAGCCGGGCCACCAGGTGGTCCTGTTCCCCCAAAGCATCGGAGACCGCATCCCGGAAGGCCACCCGGTGCGGCTCGTGGACCGGGTGGTCGATGAGCTCAACATCGACCGCATCATAGCCACCTATAAAGGCGGGGGCACGAGCAGCTACCACCCACGGATGCTCTTGAAAGTGCTCTTCTACGCTTACCTGAACAACATCTACTCCTGCCGCCGCATTGCCCGGGCCTTGGAAGAGAACATCCACTTCATGTGGCTCTCGGGCGGCAGCACCCCCGACTTCCGCACCATCAATGACTTTAGAAGCCGTCGCCTCAAAAACCAGGTCCAGGAGCTCTTCGCCCAGGTGGTGCGCCTGATGCACCGGTTGGAGTATGTGAGCCTCGAGACCCAGTACGTGGACGGCACCAAGATAGAGGCGGCCGCCAATCGCTATACCTTTGTGTGGCGGGGAGCGGTGGAGAAGAACAAGGAAAGGCTGGAGAGAAAGATCCGCAGCGTGCTCTGTGACATCGGCCAGGCCATCAAAGAAGACAGGAAAGCGCCCCAGGAGCGGCTGCCCGAGAAGGTGGACGCCCACCGGCTCAAAGAGGAGATTCAAAAGCTCAACGAGCACGTGGCTGAGCTGGACAAGAAAGCCCGCAAGCAGGTGGCCAAACTGGAAAAAGAGCACCTGCCGCGACTACAAAAATACGAGGAGCAGTTAGAGAAGCTCGGTGACAGGAACAGCTATAGCAAAACAGACGAGGACGCCACCTTCATGCGGATGAAAGAAGACCACATGAAGAACGGGCAGCTGAAGCCGGCCTACAACGTGCAGAT is a genomic window containing:
- a CDS encoding S8 family serine peptidase, with amino-acid sequence MFTLISLPKRSLVLALLFLLYVPLLYAQRPALDFGNNTIPNRVVYKLKPQQSTLLRKAPGEGIIQVLQQIGAKQVTQKFPQVAAQQVMASARRAAPAVDLSLIYELQYASSHSFEEVKTALMATGQVAYVEPLYIREPLHQPNDPASDSTKTTQFYLKQVQAYAGWAVERGDTNMVIGILDTGFRLSHQDLKSKVKHNYDDPIDGIDNDGDGYIDNFSGWDFADRDNDVADDSPWRGHGTAVAGVAAGATNNGTGMAGLGYNAMFMPLKVFSSYPNGPFGGYEAIVYAANKGCKVINLSWGGTGYSEFEQDIINYAALEKDVLIVASAGNTNAHLDFYPASYKNVLSVGGSNKQDVKFKDHTYSYNIDLISPSAEIYSTSVLGDARYGNVGGTSFSAPTVAGGAALVRARFPDLNAGQVAERLRVSADDIYNLAGNQPYLEMLGKGRFNLKKALKAEALKSVRCLSFAPSPNQSMTAGSVVTLDASFINLLSPVNDLEVTLTSLSPHVSVVQDKIKLKSIGTMGTASSGKPPFLIRISNDAPNNHKVYFRLGYSDGDYSDFQHFTLIINPNFVTLNAGNLHLTLNSEGNIGYNGLNLKQGVGATYKGSSSLLFEGGLVLSAAEGKVADNIHNENWQNSRGFTTLVPTTPHFNTRLADQEIRSLMETKVQGHPLVEVKTIGYSWASDPDQDYVIIEYQLTNKSTEAIPVLHAGLFADWDIGNYTENKAGWDAELKLGYAYHASASLPYTGIKILTPENQLIYHAIDNIGRNDSTVTVDDGFSAAEKYKVISNGVSRERAGGKYGNSISHVVGATAVDLAPRQTKTIAFAVVAGDNLDALKEHAQAAQEKYKRIKSGPAPVAMAYQTCAADAVVIAPDGGSYFNFYADPEATELLASGSEFTISEALESGQIYVANADSLYLSNLVPMEVQVVPTSHASFRGLANTAQINKAIEFKDESDHATSWLWDFGDGNTSSEQHPKHTYKKPGSYTVTLTVTNILNCTRSSYQQVLDVFDSAPRLYPNPTTGQITLNLTRPVTEQQNSIPEVRLTDMTGKAVSAVPLATSSTSIRYDLSHLTAGVYIAHITYQGQTYVERILVRK